The Streptomyces puniciscabiei genomic interval TCGTTGAAGCCCATCTGCGGCGTCAGCGCGAGCCCGTTGCCCAACGCAGCGGCGGGCTGCGCCGTGCCCAGGGGGAGCAGGGGGGCGACCACGGTGAGCAGCACGGCCGAGAAGGTGAGTACCAGGGTTCTACCCAGGGACACCAACGGGGGCAGCGGTCGGAGGCGTCTGGCTCTCGCAGTGGTCATGGTCATAAGTCTTGGCTCCTGTGATCAGTTGGACGAACGGACATGAGTTCAGCGGCCCTTCATGGCGAACCTCGACGTCACGCCAGCGCGGACAGGACCGCGTCATAGGCCGGCCATGCACGCCTGCACGGTGTTGGCGTAGGCGGTCGGTGAGGCCCGGGGGATGTCGAGTTCGGTGATCTGGACGTCCACGCCGAGCGCGGCCACTGCCCGCCGCGGCCGAGCCCAGCGTGCCGGAGGCCGCATGCGCCGCGGGTGCCGCCGTCCCGGCCAGGGCCGGCACCGTACCGACCGTCAGACCGGTGGCCGAGGCGAGGACCTTGCGGAGACGCGGCTCCTCGTCGAGCCAGGACATGGAGGATCACTCTCCTTGTGTGTGGGGGCGAGACACCGACCGCGAGACAGTGCTGCGGTGCAGTCGGGTCACGAGCTCAGGAGACCGGCAGAGCGGTCCACTTCTGGTGGGCGCCGCCGTTGCAGTCCCACAGGACCAGTTGCGTACCGTCGGTGGTGGATGCGCCGGGGTCGTCGAGACAGCGGCCGGAGACCGGGTTGCGGTAACCGCCGTTGTACGCCTGCCATTGCTGGTTGCTGCCGCCGTTGCAGTCCCACACCTCGATCTTGGTGCCGTTGGCGGTACCACCGCCCGTGGCGTCGAGGCACTTCCCGAGCGCCCGCAAGGTGCCGTCGGAGCGCGCGGACCACCACTGCGCGGCGGAGCCGTTGCAGGACCAGATCTGCGCGGCGGTCCCGTTGGCGCTGTTGCCACCGTTGACGTCCAGGCACTTCCCCGCGATTCCGGAGCGCACCTGCCCGCCGACGGGAACCGGCGGCATGATCCAGCCTGCCGCGTCAGCGGCCTGGACCCCGGCGTTGAAGGCGTCCGCCATCTTGCGGTAGCCGTTGTCGTTGGGGTGGAGGGGGTCGGAGAGGTCCGCGGTGGTCAACGCGCTCATGTCCACCAGGCGTACGTGTCTGCCGGCGGCCTGCTCGGCCTGGACGATCCCGGGGAGCTTGGCGTTGAACGCGGGCCGGTTGGCCTCCTCGGTGCCGCTGGTGGAAATGATCACGGTGCCCAGAAGAACGGTGGCGTCGGGTGCGTCCTCGGTGATCCGGTCGATGAGCGCACGAAGCCGGTCGGCGGCGGTCGGGATCTGGTCATTGCCGTTCAGATCGTTGGTCCCGATCTCCAGTGTGATCACGTTCGGCCGGTAACCGGCCAGCACGGAGTCCGCGATACCGGTTATCTGGTCGATCACCCAGCCGGAGTGGCCTTCGTTGTCCGGGTCGGACATGGTGCCGTTGCGACCCGAGCCGACGAAGTCCAGGGCGTGGCCCTCGGCCGACAGCTGGTTCCAGAGAAAGCCCCGGTAGCCGTTCCCGGACGGGCTGCCGACGCCCCAGGTGATCGAGTCGCCCAACGGCATCAGCCGCAAGGGGGCGGGCGCGGCGGCGGCCCGGACGGCGGAGGGCGGCGCCCCGGTGCCGGTGGCGGCCGCCGCGGGCAGTGCACAGGCCATGCCGAGGGCGGCCGTCAGCGCCGCGGTCAAGGGCGCCAGGTACTTCTTCATCAGCGTTCCTCACTGGGACGGGACAGTGGGTGGGGGTGAACGAGCCCGCGAGCCGGTCAGCGCGGGGTGAAGTCCTGCTCGGTGCCGGAGGCGTCAGTCGAGTCGCCATTGCTGGTTGGATCCGCCGTTGCACGGCCAGAGTTCGGCCGGCGCCCCGTTGGCCGTGGAGGCGGCGGTGACGTCGAGACAGAGTCCGGACTGCGTGCCCGTGACGGTGCCGTCGGCATTCAGCTGCCACTGCTGGTTGGCGCCGCCGTTGCACGGCCAGGTCTCCACCTTGGTGCCGGCGGAGGTCTGGTTGTCGTATGCGTCCAGGCACATCTGGTTGCCGCCGCTGTAGACGGTCAGCTGGTTGGAGGCTGTGCGGGTCCAGGTCTGGTTGGCGCCGCCGCTGCAGTCCCAGATCTGCAGCTGTGTGCCGGCCGTGGTGGACGAGTCGGGCACGTCCAGGCACTTGCCCGCGCCCACCGCGTGCAGCGCACCGGTGCTCGTCCCGCCGGAGGAGTTGCCGTATCCCGCCGCGGTGATGTCGGCCCGGACCGCGTTCTCGGTGGCGTCGGACGGGTAACCGGAGGTCATCACGCCCTCGTAGAAGGTGCCTTGCGCGCCCTTGCTGTTGTCGCCGCCGGTGCCCAGGATGATGGCACCCTGCTTCCGCATCGGGTTGTAACCGGCGACGTTGGGGCGCGGTCCGTCGTAGAAGGTGGACAGGCCACCGGACTGCGCGTTGCCGCCACGGATCGCCCAGTGGTTCGGCCCACCCTTGATGATGGCGGTCGTATACCGGTGGTTGATGGTCGGGTCGCCCGCGTTGTAACGCTGGTTGACCCCGGAGAACAGGCCGTTCTCGAGGTCGGCCATGACCCACGGACCGTTGCCCGAACCGTAGCCCCAGACCTTGATGTTGCCGAAGTAGATGGCTTCCATGGTGCCGTTGCCGTCGTCGTTGCTGTCCGTCTCGGCGTTGCCGTAGTCGAAGCAGCAGCCGCCGTTGTAGTGCGTACCGTCGAAGATCGCGTACATGCCCTCGGGGTTGTCCCCGGTCGCGATGCCGTTGGTGTGGTTGTTGCGGTACCCCGTGCCGGGCGCCACGAAGACGCCGTAGCCCTTGTGACCTCCCACCATGGTGGGCGCGGCAGTGGCGTTCGCGAGGTTGTCGGGGCCGCCCGCGGCACCGCCCGCGGGCGCCTGGGTGAGGCTGTTCCCGCGGCCTGACTGGTCGTAGATGACCGTG includes:
- a CDS encoding endo-1,4-beta-xylanase, producing MRPPARWARPRRAVAALGVDVQITELDIPRASPTAYANTVQACMAGL
- a CDS encoding SGNH/GDSL hydrolase family protein, coding for MKKYLAPLTAALTAALGMACALPAAAATGTGAPPSAVRAAAAPAPLRLMPLGDSITWGVGSPSGNGYRGFLWNQLSAEGHALDFVGSGRNGTMSDPDNEGHSGWVIDQITGIADSVLAGYRPNVITLEIGTNDLNGNDQIPTAADRLRALIDRITEDAPDATVLLGTVIISTSGTEEANRPAFNAKLPGIVQAEQAAGRHVRLVDMSALTTADLSDPLHPNDNGYRKMADAFNAGVQAADAAGWIMPPVPVGGQVRSGIAGKCLDVNGGNSANGTAAQIWSCNGSAAQWWSARSDGTLRALGKCLDATGGGTANGTKIEVWDCNGGSNQQWQAYNGGYRNPVSGRCLDDPGASTTDGTQLVLWDCNGGAHQKWTALPVS
- a CDS encoding arabinofuranosidase catalytic domain-containing protein translates to MTFARAGAAAVLVVGTLVSATATAGTARAAASGPCDIYAAGGTPCVAAHSTTRALYASYNGPLYQVRRASDNTTRNIGVLGAGGYADAAAQDSFCAGTTCLITVIYDQSGRGNSLTQAPAGGAAGGPDNLANATAAPTMVGGHKGYGVFVAPGTGYRNNHTNGIATGDNPEGMYAIFDGTHYNGGCCFDYGNAETDSNDDGNGTMEAIYFGNIKVWGYGSGNGPWVMADLENGLFSGVNQRYNAGDPTINHRYTTAIIKGGPNHWAIRGGNAQSGGLSTFYDGPRPNVAGYNPMRKQGAIILGTGGDNSKGAQGTFYEGVMTSGYPSDATENAVRADITAAGYGNSSGGTSTGALHAVGAGKCLDVPDSSTTAGTQLQIWDCSGGANQTWTRTASNQLTVYSGGNQMCLDAYDNQTSAGTKVETWPCNGGANQQWQLNADGTVTGTQSGLCLDVTAASTANGAPAELWPCNGGSNQQWRLD